The following proteins come from a genomic window of Nocardiopsis sp. YSL2:
- a CDS encoding anti-sigma factor RsbA family regulatory protein: MTFDHQGLLFRRDRQFHEVARERLRSALRENAHAVLAVDDRRAAEVTAGLRPQERARVHVTAPGRLYDAPGRTLAALHRLAFAHEPAPVVVVTEPPLPSGASMEFREWMRLESVLCTALAPMRLRLLCAHDDRGLAPRVRTALRATHPVLVGPDGPAANPGYLGTQAFGSRPAEPEPLPVTGPVHRLDIGMSLPRLRRELTSLGAAVGLAESRVDSLVVAVNELAANVLEHGAGKGTVSVWRAPGRWVCDVFDEGGGLSDPLTGYRPADTMRPRGYGLWITRQSCDFLEICGDADGSLVRLHFLDR; this comes from the coding sequence ATGACCTTCGATCACCAGGGACTGCTCTTCCGCCGCGACCGGCAGTTCCACGAGGTGGCCCGAGAGCGGCTCCGCTCCGCGCTACGCGAAAACGCCCACGCCGTCCTGGCGGTGGACGACCGGCGCGCCGCCGAGGTGACCGCCGGTCTGAGGCCGCAGGAGCGCGCGAGGGTGCACGTCACGGCCCCCGGTCGGCTCTACGACGCCCCGGGCCGGACCCTGGCGGCACTGCACCGCTTGGCTTTCGCGCACGAACCCGCGCCGGTGGTCGTGGTCACCGAGCCCCCGCTGCCGTCGGGAGCGTCCATGGAGTTCCGCGAGTGGATGCGCCTGGAGTCCGTGCTGTGCACCGCTCTGGCCCCGATGCGGCTACGGCTGCTGTGCGCGCACGACGACCGCGGCCTGGCGCCGCGCGTCAGGACCGCGCTCCGGGCCACCCATCCGGTGCTGGTCGGTCCGGACGGCCCCGCCGCCAATCCGGGCTACCTGGGCACGCAGGCCTTCGGCTCCCGCCCGGCCGAGCCCGAGCCGCTGCCCGTCACCGGCCCCGTGCACCGCCTGGACATCGGGATGTCCCTGCCGAGGCTGCGGCGTGAGCTGACGTCGCTGGGCGCGGCCGTCGGCCTTGCGGAGAGCCGCGTGGACAGCCTGGTCGTGGCCGTGAACGAACTGGCCGCCAACGTGCTGGAGCACGGGGCGGGCAAGGGCACGGTGAGCGTCTGGCGGGCTCCGGGACGGTGGGTGTGCGACGTGTTCGACGAGGGCGGCGGGCTCTCGGACCCGCTCACCGGCTACCGCCCGGCCGACACCATGCGCCCGCGCGGCTACGGCCTGTGGATCACCCGCCAGAGCTGCGACTTCCTGGAGATCTGCGGGGACGCCGACGGTTCGCTGGTGCGCCTGCACTTCCTGGACCGCTGA
- a CDS encoding glycosyltransferase, translated as MKIAMVAEHANPLPAHRGEPACPASLHVCALSRQLAKRGHKVTVYARRSSPEQPEGRTRMARGVSVIYLDAGPGRPLTDDEKAEHTGAFGTALARALDEDAPDVLHAVGWTSGLAALHAQARTGHDRGTTPIVQTFHSLNASEQRSGLAHRPDRARMESVLAQRVDHVLVNSTDQQGELARLGIPRQQVSVVPFGVDTDHFSVEGSASTDPWQSRREERPRLVSVTSLTEAGGADRLVEAMTRLPEAELLLVSTADDLDVALDENARRVELLAKEAGVDDRVHLTGPVDRKELPRLLRSADVYVSAASYDPYGGAVLEAMACGLPVVATATGAVPGAVLHRTSGVLIRFGRPEEVARAVRAVLHTPTMSSAYGIAGVDRARSRFTWQRIAIETEIAYQRSRPQQVEHEDDEEDEVDGLLLSGASH; from the coding sequence GTGAAGATCGCCATGGTCGCCGAACACGCCAATCCCCTCCCCGCGCACCGCGGTGAGCCGGCCTGCCCCGCGAGCCTGCACGTGTGCGCGCTGTCCCGACAGCTCGCCAAACGCGGCCACAAGGTCACCGTGTACGCCCGGCGCAGCTCTCCGGAACAGCCGGAGGGCAGGACACGCATGGCACGCGGCGTCTCCGTCATCTACCTCGACGCGGGACCGGGACGGCCGCTCACGGACGACGAGAAGGCCGAGCACACCGGTGCCTTCGGCACGGCCCTCGCCCGCGCCCTGGACGAGGACGCCCCCGACGTGCTGCACGCCGTCGGGTGGACCAGCGGCCTGGCCGCCCTGCACGCGCAGGCGCGCACCGGCCATGACAGGGGCACCACGCCCATCGTCCAGACCTTCCACTCGCTCAACGCCAGCGAGCAGCGCTCCGGGCTGGCCCACCGCCCCGACCGCGCGCGCATGGAGTCGGTCCTGGCCCAGCGCGTGGACCACGTCCTGGTCAACTCCACCGACCAGCAGGGCGAGCTCGCCCGGCTCGGGATTCCGCGCCAGCAGGTCAGCGTCGTCCCCTTCGGTGTGGACACCGACCACTTCAGCGTGGAGGGCAGCGCCTCCACCGATCCCTGGCAGTCGCGCCGTGAGGAGCGGCCCCGCCTGGTGTCGGTGACGTCCCTGACCGAGGCGGGCGGCGCCGACCGCCTCGTGGAGGCCATGACCCGGCTGCCCGAGGCCGAACTCCTGCTCGTCTCCACCGCCGACGACCTGGACGTCGCCCTGGACGAGAACGCCCGGCGCGTGGAGCTGCTGGCCAAGGAGGCCGGGGTGGACGACCGCGTCCACCTGACCGGCCCCGTGGACCGCAAGGAGCTGCCCCGCCTGCTCCGGTCCGCGGACGTCTACGTCTCCGCCGCGTCCTACGACCCCTACGGCGGCGCCGTGCTGGAGGCCATGGCCTGCGGGCTGCCCGTCGTGGCGACCGCCACCGGCGCGGTCCCCGGCGCCGTCCTGCACCGCACCAGCGGGGTGCTGATCCGCTTCGGGCGCCCTGAGGAGGTCGCGCGCGCCGTCCGTGCGGTGCTGCACACGCCGACCATGAGCTCCGCCTACGGCATCGCCGGCGTGGACCGCGCCCGCTCGCGGTTCACCTGGCAGCGCATCGCCATCGAGACGGAGATCGCCTACCAGCGGTCCCGGCCCCAGCAGGTCGAGCACGAGGACGACGAGGAGGACGAGGTGGACGGCCTCCTGCTGTCCGGAGCCTCGCACTGA
- a CDS encoding PP2C family serine/threonine-protein phosphatase, translating into MGVAGGEVIVTALTHRGAIRPANEDAVVMGALTVASANMTSPVRCVLPVGEPVILAVADGIGGQAAGEIASEHAVHRMAEMGPRLNGPEEIAQLLSNIDEEIKDHATQHTEFSGMGTTVAGVLLNNDGNFWFNVGDSRTYRLEGRRLRQLSEDDSPALPPSEDGRPVTTNFITQSLGGSSGGSMVPHVGRDEAADPSAWLMCSDGLSDLVLPEEMERMIAEAGSDEAAVHALWQAAMEAGGKDNISILLARRV; encoded by the coding sequence ATGGGTGTCGCTGGTGGGGAAGTCATTGTCACGGCCCTCACGCACCGGGGCGCTATCCGCCCCGCCAACGAGGACGCCGTCGTCATGGGTGCCCTGACCGTGGCCAGTGCGAACATGACGTCGCCGGTGCGCTGTGTCCTGCCTGTGGGCGAGCCCGTCATCCTCGCCGTCGCCGACGGCATCGGCGGCCAGGCCGCGGGCGAGATCGCCTCGGAGCACGCGGTGCACCGGATGGCCGAGATGGGCCCGAGACTGAACGGTCCCGAGGAGATCGCCCAACTGCTGAGCAACATCGACGAGGAGATCAAGGACCACGCCACCCAGCACACCGAGTTCTCCGGAATGGGGACCACGGTCGCCGGGGTCCTGCTCAACAACGACGGCAACTTCTGGTTCAACGTCGGCGACTCGCGCACCTACCGCCTGGAGGGCCGGCGCCTGCGCCAGCTCTCCGAGGACGACTCCCCGGCCCTCCCGCCCTCGGAGGACGGGCGCCCCGTCACCACGAACTTCATCACCCAGTCCCTGGGCGGCAGCTCCGGCGGCTCGATGGTCCCGCACGTGGGCCGCGACGAGGCCGCCGACCCCAGCGCGTGGCTCATGTGCAGCGACGGGCTGTCGGACCTCGTGCTGCCGGAGGAGATGGAACGGATGATCGCCGAGGCGGGCAGCGACGAGGCCGCCGTCCACGCCCTGTGGCAGGCCGCCATGGAGGCGGGGGGCAAGGACAACATCAGCATCCTGCTGGCCCGGCGCGTCTAG
- a CDS encoding copper resistance protein CopC: MTILRSAASAALIPFTAAALVLVPAPAMAHDVLTGSSPEDGDTLDTVPEEIVLSFNNPPLESAEASAIVVTGPDGEEYQDGALVFDGTDVSVPLRPIIESGDYTFAFQVVSSDGHPIQDSLEFTVSEEAAAAAAPEETGEPAEDGAPAAEGDEESADPSPAASTEADEGGPSMAALVVVGVVALAGIGAVVLVAVRLRNRPGQS, encoded by the coding sequence ATGACCATCCTGCGCAGTGCGGCGTCGGCCGCCCTGATCCCCTTCACCGCGGCCGCCCTCGTCCTGGTGCCCGCCCCCGCCATGGCCCACGACGTGCTCACCGGCTCCTCGCCGGAGGACGGCGACACCCTGGACACGGTCCCGGAGGAGATCGTGCTGAGCTTCAACAACCCGCCGTTGGAGAGCGCCGAGGCCAGTGCCATCGTGGTGACCGGCCCCGACGGCGAGGAGTACCAGGACGGCGCCCTGGTCTTCGACGGCACCGACGTGTCGGTCCCGCTGCGGCCGATCATCGAGAGCGGCGACTACACCTTCGCCTTCCAGGTCGTCTCCTCCGACGGCCACCCCATCCAGGACTCGCTGGAGTTCACGGTCTCCGAGGAGGCGGCCGCGGCCGCGGCTCCGGAGGAGACCGGTGAGCCGGCCGAGGACGGGGCCCCCGCGGCCGAGGGCGACGAGGAGTCCGCCGACCCGTCACCCGCCGCGTCGACCGAGGCGGACGAGGGCGGCCCGTCCATGGCCGCGCTGGTGGTCGTCGGCGTGGTCGCGCTGGCCGGGATCGGCGCGGTCGTGCTGGTGGCGGTCCGCCTGCGCAACCGCCCCGGACAGTCCTGA
- a CDS encoding copper resistance protein — protein MHPSPAARARRECSARGPAAQGTPPVIAPAHGLLRWVRTAFLAGACTGLSWAGHQLWADTAASGGGFLLATAVLTPVLWHFTRIMRGFGDLFAVLASVQIVLHLVLQGSGGAGSAFAGTGHAAHGLLTHTLGLSPGMLLAHLWAALLASALLAHGEAALWFLAVLLGRALPPLLRVPRLALGAGAPVPNAPTASDPRWATVRAHGPRGPPVSPLTTP, from the coding sequence GTGCACCCGTCGCCCGCCGCCCGCGCCCGCCGGGAGTGCTCCGCGCGGGGACCGGCCGCCCAGGGCACCCCTCCCGTGATCGCACCGGCGCACGGACTGCTCCGGTGGGTGCGCACGGCGTTCCTCGCCGGGGCGTGCACCGGTTTGAGCTGGGCCGGGCACCAACTGTGGGCGGACACGGCCGCGAGCGGCGGCGGGTTCCTGCTCGCCACGGCGGTCCTCACACCCGTGCTGTGGCACTTCACCCGGATCATGCGAGGTTTCGGCGACCTCTTCGCCGTGCTGGCCTCGGTCCAGATCGTGCTGCACCTGGTTCTGCAGGGGTCGGGCGGCGCGGGCTCGGCCTTCGCCGGCACCGGGCACGCCGCGCACGGGCTGCTCACCCACACGCTCGGTCTCTCCCCCGGCATGCTCCTGGCCCATCTGTGGGCCGCACTGCTCGCCTCGGCGCTGCTCGCGCACGGCGAGGCGGCCCTGTGGTTCCTGGCCGTGCTCCTGGGACGCGCGCTGCCGCCCCTGCTGCGTGTGCCCCGTCTGGCCCTGGGCGCGGGGGCTCCGGTACCGAACGCGCCGACCGCCTCCGATCCGCGTTGGGCCACGGTCCGGGCGCACGGTCCGCGGGGACCTCCCGTCTCGCCTCTCACCACCCCTTGA
- a CDS encoding WhiB family transcriptional regulator, which produces MNRLYHESEDWVEQGNCRSYDPEIFFPVSSTGIGRVDTEQAVAVCRSCTVRQECLRWALRAGEAHGVWGGTTPEQRRYMRRELVPAS; this is translated from the coding sequence GTGAACCGCCTGTACCACGAGAGCGAGGACTGGGTCGAGCAGGGCAACTGCCGTTCGTACGACCCGGAGATCTTCTTTCCGGTGAGCAGCACCGGGATCGGGCGCGTCGACACCGAGCAGGCCGTCGCCGTCTGCCGCAGTTGTACTGTTCGCCAAGAGTGCCTGCGGTGGGCACTGAGAGCCGGAGAGGCGCATGGCGTCTGGGGTGGCACCACCCCCGAGCAGCGCCGCTACATGCGGCGTGAGCTGGTTCCGGCTTCCTGA
- the ectA gene encoding diaminobutyrate acetyltransferase, with protein sequence MRLSHPSVEDGPHMWRLAGATGMDVNSPYAYTLWCRDFAKSSVVAKDADGRLAAYVTGYVRPDDPDTYFLWQVAVDSAYRGQRLARRMLDFIGDRITERGMTHLEATVTPDNAASRALFASFARDRGVEAVWSPLFGAEHFPAGGDAPHEPEDLVRIGPFGPRPSQERD encoded by the coding sequence GTGCGCCTGTCGCACCCGTCCGTGGAGGACGGTCCGCACATGTGGCGGCTGGCGGGGGCGACGGGAATGGACGTCAACTCCCCGTACGCCTACACGCTCTGGTGCAGGGACTTCGCCAAGAGCAGTGTCGTGGCCAAGGACGCCGACGGCCGTCTCGCCGCCTACGTCACCGGCTATGTCCGTCCCGACGACCCGGACACCTACTTCCTCTGGCAGGTCGCCGTCGACTCCGCGTACCGCGGACAGCGGCTGGCCCGCCGGATGCTCGATTTCATCGGCGACCGCATCACCGAACGGGGTATGACTCACCTCGAAGCGACCGTTACACCGGACAACGCCGCATCCCGTGCGCTGTTCGCGTCGTTCGCCCGTGACCGCGGCGTCGAAGCCGTGTGGAGTCCCCTCTTCGGCGCGGAGCACTTCCCCGCCGGAGGGGACGCGCCACACGAGCCCGAGGACCTTGTTCGGATCGGCCCGTTCGGGCCGAGGCCGAGCCAAGAGCGTGACTGA
- the ectB gene encoding diaminobutyrate--2-oxoglutarate transaminase has protein sequence METFERLESEVRGYCRNWPVVFDKAVGSHVYDEAGKPYLDFFAGAGSLNYGHNNPQLKTKLIEYLTDDRIVHSLDAYSVAKRDFLKTFEEIVLKPRGLDYKVQFPGPAGNNAVEAALKLARKYTGRETIINFTNGFHGMTLGALAVTGNSMKRGGAGVPLDHVATMPFDNYLDGQTPDFLWLRAMLEDSGSGLDKPAAVIVEAIQGEGGINVASASWLRGLSEVCREYDMLLIVDDIQMGCGRTGDFFSFEEAGITPDIVTLSKSISGYGLPMALTLFKRELDVWEPGEHNGTFRGFNPAMITGSEALRQFWSNDEFASATKAKGDLVAARLGEIAAEFPEAGAHVRGRGLARGLAFEDTGIAKRLAAESFDRGLLVETSGPEDEVAKLLPALTTTEEELTAGLDIMADAARAAVKVSAPA, from the coding sequence ATGGAGACTTTCGAGCGCCTCGAATCCGAAGTCCGCGGATACTGCCGCAACTGGCCGGTCGTCTTCGACAAGGCTGTCGGCAGCCACGTCTACGACGAGGCCGGTAAGCCCTACCTCGACTTCTTCGCCGGTGCGGGCTCGCTCAACTACGGGCACAACAACCCGCAGCTGAAGACCAAGCTCATCGAGTACCTGACCGACGACCGCATCGTCCACAGCCTCGATGCCTACAGCGTCGCTAAACGCGACTTCCTGAAAACCTTCGAGGAGATCGTCCTCAAACCGCGTGGCCTGGACTACAAGGTCCAGTTCCCCGGACCGGCGGGCAACAACGCCGTCGAGGCCGCGCTGAAGCTGGCTCGCAAGTACACCGGTCGCGAGACCATCATCAACTTCACCAACGGCTTCCACGGCATGACGCTGGGCGCCCTGGCCGTCACCGGCAACTCGATGAAGCGCGGCGGCGCCGGCGTTCCGCTGGACCACGTCGCCACGATGCCGTTCGACAACTACCTGGACGGCCAGACGCCGGACTTCCTCTGGCTGCGCGCCATGCTGGAGGACAGCGGGTCCGGTCTGGACAAGCCCGCCGCCGTGATCGTCGAGGCGATCCAGGGCGAGGGCGGCATCAACGTCGCCAGCGCGAGCTGGCTGCGCGGCCTCTCCGAGGTCTGCCGCGAGTACGACATGCTCCTGATCGTCGACGACATCCAGATGGGCTGCGGCCGCACCGGCGACTTCTTCAGCTTCGAGGAGGCCGGGATCACCCCGGACATCGTCACGCTGTCGAAGTCCATCAGCGGCTACGGCCTGCCCATGGCGCTCACCCTGTTCAAGCGCGAGCTGGACGTGTGGGAGCCCGGTGAGCACAACGGCACCTTCCGGGGCTTCAACCCCGCCATGATCACCGGCTCCGAGGCGCTGCGCCAGTTCTGGAGCAACGACGAGTTCGCCAGTGCCACCAAGGCCAAGGGCGACCTGGTCGCCGCCCGCCTCGGCGAGATCGCGGCGGAGTTCCCCGAGGCCGGCGCGCACGTCCGCGGTCGCGGACTGGCACGCGGTCTGGCTTTCGAGGACACTGGGATCGCCAAGCGGCTCGCCGCCGAGTCCTTCGACCGGGGGCTGCTCGTCGAGACCTCCGGTCCCGAGGACGAGGTCGCCAAGCTCCTGCCGGCGCTGACCACGACCGAGGAGGAGCTCACGGCCGGACTCGACATCATGGCCGACGCCGCTCGTGCGGCGGTCAAGGTGTCGGCGCCCGCCTAG